ACGACTTTGCTGGCGATCAGGATTTCCTCCCGGCCAGCTCCAGTGTTGCGCCCACGCTCCTTCAACCATTGGCCGATGATCTTCTCGCTCAGGCCATAGGTTTCAGCCCTGGGGGGGATAGCGTACAGCTCCGCCGTGTCAAACATGGTCACACCATGCTTGAGGGCCGCATCCATTTGGTTGAAGGCGTCTTCAGGGGAGGTTTGCTCCCCAAAGGTCATGGTCCCCAATGTCAAGGAGGACAGCTGGGGCAGCTGATGGTTGGGGCTTCCCCCCTTTGTAAGGTCATTGGCCAGGGGGGTGGGGGCGTTCTGGGGCATGGGCGCTTCTCCACAAAAGGCACAAACATGGGCGGCAGGCAAGCTGGCATGGCATGGCGCTAGCGGCGCTGAAGGTAAGGCAGCCACGTGCCATTACCCCATGCCCTCCCTGTCATAACATGCTAAACAGGCCTAAACGAACCCTGCAGCCCGCCCCGCCCCTGATGATGGTTGGCGCGCTGCCAGATGCGCGCCACAGGTGCGCCTGCACCGTGCAGTGCCCCGCAACCCAGGAATCCCCATGCGACTGCTCATTGTTGAAGATGACCCCACCGTCCGTAACTTCATCTTGAAGGGTCTGCGTGAATCAGGCCACGTTGCCGATGAGGCCGCCAACGGCAAAGATGGCCTGTTCCTGGCGGTATCAGAAGCCTATGACGTTATCATCCTGGACCGTATGTTGCCTGGTGGCATTGATGGGCTGAACATCCTTGAGACCTTGCGTGCCCAGGATAACCACACGCCCGTTCTGGTCCTTTCCGCTTTAGCGGACGTGGATGAACGTGTGGCAGGCCTCAAGGCGGGTTCAGACGATTATGTAACCAAGCCTTTCGCCTTTTCGGAGTTGCTGGCGCGGGTGGAGGCACTGGGGCGGCGCAGCAGCCCTGAGAACGCCCCCCGCACCAACATAGAAGTTGGCACCCTTTCACTGGACCTGCTGGCCCGTGAGGTGCGGCGTGATGGCAAACGTATTCTTGTGCAGCCCCGTGAATTCCGTTTGCTGGAATTCCTGGCCCGTCATGCTGGGCAGGTCGTTACCCGCACCATGCTGCTTGAAAAAGTCTGGGACTACCATTTCGACCCACAGACCAATGTGATTGACGTTCATGTTTCCCGACTGCGCCAAAAAGTGGACAAGCCTTTTGAACGCCCCCTCATCCACACGGTGCGCAACGCTGGCTACATTCTACGCTCTGACCTGGACGAAGGGTCCTGAGCCAGGAAAGGCCCATGCCCCCTGCACAGGCAGGCAAAGCGCCCCACCGCAGCAAGGGGCGCCTGCGCCCTGTGATGCAGCGCCTCAGCCGGCACCTGCACCAACACTGGCCGGTCCGATCTGTGGGGCTGACCTTCGCCATGGTTTATGGTGGTGTGTTCGTGGTCTCGGCCATTATGTTCCTGTCTTTCACATGGTGGAACACGGCACGGCTCCTCAACGACCATATTGAACATGCCATCACCCACGATGCCTCAGACCTGCTGGCACGCTGGGCCACAGCTGGCAGTGGTGGGTTAAGCCATGCCTTGCGCCTGCGCATCGAGCAGGACATCGGCGGCGATGCCATTTACCTGCTCATCTCACCCCAAGGGCAGGCTGAAGGTGGCAACATAGACCGCTGGCCTGTGCAGGTGGCAGGGACCAAGCGTTTCTATCAATTGAGCCTACGCCATGGCGGCGGGGAAATGCCTGTGATGGTGCATTCATGGGCTTTGCCAGACGGGCAGCGGCTTTTGGTGGGGCGTGACGTCAAAGCGCTGCCCATGATGCGCAAAGTCATGACGCAGGCCTTCCTATGGTGCTTGCTCATGGTCGTTCTTCTGGCGCTGGGCGGGGCACTGATCGTGCAGACTTTGTTCCGGCACATGGTCACTGCTGTGGCGCGCACCACTGCTGCCATCGCTGAAGGGGACTTGTCACGCCGCATCCCCCTGAACGGCAGTGAAACGGACTTGGTGGCTGTGACCGTCAACCGGATGCTGACGCGCATCGACAAGCTGATGAGGGGCGTGCGGCAAGTCTCAAACGCCATTGCCCATGATTTGCGCACCCCCATTACCAGGGCGCGCACCCGTTTGGAGGATGCGGCGCTTCATGCCAAAACCACGCAGGAATTGCACGCCGCTATTGAGGAAGCTGTGGCTGACTGCGACCACATAACAGCTATTTTCGATGCCCTGCTGCGCATTGCCCAAATTGAGGCTGGGGCGCGCCGCCAAGCTTTC
The sequence above is drawn from the Formicincola oecophyllae genome and encodes:
- a CDS encoding response regulator transcription factor; the encoded protein is MRLLIVEDDPTVRNFILKGLRESGHVADEAANGKDGLFLAVSEAYDVIILDRMLPGGIDGLNILETLRAQDNHTPVLVLSALADVDERVAGLKAGSDDYVTKPFAFSELLARVEALGRRSSPENAPRTNIEVGTLSLDLLAREVRRDGKRILVQPREFRLLEFLARHAGQVVTRTMLLEKVWDYHFDPQTNVIDVHVSRLRQKVDKPFERPLIHTVRNAGYILRSDLDEGS
- a CDS encoding sensor histidine kinase produces the protein MPPAQAGKAPHRSKGRLRPVMQRLSRHLHQHWPVRSVGLTFAMVYGGVFVVSAIMFLSFTWWNTARLLNDHIEHAITHDASDLLARWATAGSGGLSHALRLRIEQDIGGDAIYLLISPQGQAEGGNIDRWPVQVAGTKRFYQLSLRHGGGEMPVMVHSWALPDGQRLLVGRDVKALPMMRKVMTQAFLWCLLMVVLLALGGALIVQTLFRHMVTAVARTTAAIAEGDLSRRIPLNGSETDLVAVTVNRMLTRIDKLMRGVRQVSNAIAHDLRTPITRARTRLEDAALHAKTTQELHAAIEEAVADCDHITAIFDALLRIAQIEAGARRQAFAPANPTQLLRSLAELYEAVTEDAGLKLLLYVPELPDIVCDQHMVSQAVANLLDNAIKFSPPHGTITLSARLVRQPPGPTGVHARADGPRQALEITVTDAGPGMLPADMARATARFFRAEAARSTPGSGLGLSLVHAIAGLHHGEIRLASGQHGTMDHPLENTRTDPSPATLPALPGLRATLVLPLQAPGDH